Proteins from a single region of Allocatelliglobosispora scoriae:
- a CDS encoding non-ribosomal peptide synthetase yields the protein MNQSFHGVWFTEQASVAGTTYHMAVGIRFDGELDRHALGEACAAVIARHPALSSAVAVDRDLPRLVPAAEKVTLTDAPFSEARLREEIARRYDLGRGPLARFTLLRESDTRHLLLVTAHHLVFDGTSKEILVNDLAAAYGGAALEPLAEAAPSPSDVESAKAYWAGRWAAPGEVVLPELVRTPVAAEPGATVELTLPGVAVDGLTRFEVVLGAVHVLLARYGNTGLPVTIGLSTRSEQTTDHIGLHVTELPVTVAAATGGFRDYALGLRSRLRELYRHRAVPLAQVVGGLRVAPALTPISVGYRRRGPAPAFPGVTASVEWSLFGGGARNALHLQIVDGDDGLAVSLQHSPDAIPTAAVARIGEHLRTVLAAVADDHDVDVATMPIMPPAELDTVLRRWNDTAREQRGTVPELFAAQVRHRPHDVAVVDGDHRLTYAELDAASAELAARLPGPGALIAVRLPRGWKAVVAMLAVMRSGGAYVPVDPAYPPARQELILADARPALVIDGLGALPEPQPVTEGIGEAAYVMYTSGSTGRPKGVVVPHGALANLLLGMAETLGSGPDDRWLGLTSLSFDISGLELFLPLVTGGRLVIAGSTGALDGRALTALIGREGVTHVQATPSGWQVLLDAGFDGRATITALAGGEVLPLDLARQVRARVARLHNVYGPTETTIWSTTDELPAEPSAVTIGRPIANTQAYVVDADGRPLPIGVWGELRIGGHGVASGYLRRPDLTEERFQDNPFAAGRLYRTGDRCRWAADGRIVYGGRTDGQVKVRGHRVELEEIETRLREHPGVAQAAVALRGGELAAYVVARGTAPDGAELRRHLAETLPAAMVPTRWSTLAQLPVSPNGKLDRAALPEPAPSRAPAAETGAAGEADELVAVLRGIWQEVLAIDDIGVDEDLFDLGGHSLTITRINVRIMQQLGREVPLEVFFDTPTIAEIAHHLREHGLPEHGLRERA from the coding sequence GTGAACCAGTCCTTCCATGGTGTGTGGTTCACCGAGCAGGCCTCGGTGGCGGGCACCACCTATCACATGGCGGTGGGGATCCGCTTCGACGGCGAGCTGGACCGGCACGCGCTCGGCGAGGCGTGCGCCGCCGTCATCGCCCGGCACCCGGCCCTGAGCAGCGCCGTCGCCGTCGACCGCGACCTGCCCCGGCTGGTTCCGGCGGCGGAGAAGGTCACCCTCACGGACGCGCCGTTCAGCGAGGCCCGGCTGCGGGAGGAGATCGCCCGCCGCTACGACCTGGGTCGAGGGCCGCTGGCCAGGTTCACGCTGCTGCGCGAGTCGGACACCCGGCACCTGCTCCTCGTCACCGCGCACCACCTCGTCTTCGACGGGACCTCCAAGGAGATCCTCGTCAACGACCTCGCGGCGGCGTACGGCGGCGCAGCCCTGGAGCCGTTGGCCGAGGCGGCACCTTCACCGTCCGATGTAGAGTCGGCGAAGGCGTACTGGGCGGGTCGCTGGGCCGCCCCGGGCGAGGTCGTGCTGCCGGAGCTGGTGCGGACGCCGGTCGCCGCGGAGCCGGGCGCGACGGTCGAGCTCACCCTGCCGGGCGTCGCCGTCGACGGGCTGACCAGGTTCGAGGTGGTGCTCGGCGCCGTGCACGTGCTGCTGGCCCGCTACGGCAACACCGGGCTGCCGGTGACGATCGGGCTCTCCACCCGCTCCGAGCAGACGACCGACCACATCGGACTCCACGTCACCGAGCTGCCCGTCACCGTGGCGGCGGCGACCGGCGGATTCCGCGACTACGCGCTCGGCCTGCGGTCCCGCCTGCGCGAGCTCTACCGGCACCGGGCGGTCCCGTTGGCGCAGGTGGTGGGCGGGCTGCGGGTGGCACCGGCGCTCACCCCGATCTCCGTCGGCTACCGGCGGCGCGGCCCGGCACCGGCCTTCCCCGGTGTCACCGCGAGCGTCGAGTGGTCGCTGTTCGGCGGCGGCGCCCGCAACGCGCTGCACCTGCAGATCGTCGACGGCGACGACGGTCTCGCGGTGAGCCTGCAGCACAGCCCGGATGCGATCCCGACGGCAGCGGTGGCGCGCATCGGGGAGCACCTGCGGACCGTGCTCGCCGCCGTCGCGGACGACCACGACGTGGACGTCGCCACGATGCCGATCATGCCGCCGGCGGAGCTCGACACGGTGCTGCGGCGGTGGAACGACACCGCCCGCGAGCAGCGCGGCACGGTGCCGGAGCTCTTCGCCGCCCAGGTCCGCCACCGCCCGCACGACGTGGCGGTCGTCGACGGCGACCACCGCCTGACCTACGCCGAGCTGGACGCGGCGAGCGCCGAACTCGCCGCCCGCCTCCCCGGTCCGGGTGCCCTCATCGCCGTCCGGCTGCCGCGCGGCTGGAAGGCGGTCGTCGCGATGCTCGCCGTGATGCGCAGCGGCGGCGCCTACGTCCCGGTCGATCCGGCCTATCCCCCCGCCCGCCAGGAGCTCATCCTCGCCGACGCGCGGCCCGCGCTCGTCATCGACGGCCTCGGCGCCCTGCCCGAGCCGCAGCCGGTCACCGAGGGCATCGGCGAGGCCGCCTACGTGATGTACACGTCCGGCTCGACCGGGCGGCCCAAGGGGGTGGTCGTGCCGCACGGCGCGCTCGCCAACCTGCTGCTCGGGATGGCCGAGACCCTCGGCAGCGGGCCCGACGACCGGTGGCTGGGGCTCACCTCGCTCTCCTTCGACATCTCCGGCCTGGAACTCTTCCTCCCGCTCGTCACCGGCGGCCGGCTGGTGATCGCGGGCAGCACCGGCGCCCTGGACGGGCGGGCACTCACCGCGCTGATCGGGCGGGAGGGCGTCACGCATGTGCAGGCGACCCCGTCCGGCTGGCAGGTGCTGCTCGACGCCGGCTTCGACGGCCGGGCCACGATCACCGCGCTCGCGGGTGGCGAAGTGCTGCCACTCGACCTGGCCAGGCAGGTGCGTGCGCGGGTGGCCCGGCTCCACAACGTCTACGGCCCCACCGAGACGACGATCTGGTCGACCACCGACGAGCTCCCGGCCGAGCCGTCGGCGGTCACGATCGGGCGTCCTATCGCCAACACGCAGGCCTACGTCGTGGACGCCGACGGGCGGCCGCTGCCGATCGGGGTCTGGGGCGAGCTGCGCATCGGCGGGCACGGTGTCGCCAGCGGATACCTGCGGCGGCCCGACCTGACCGAGGAGCGCTTCCAGGACAACCCCTTCGCGGCGGGGCGCCTCTACCGCACCGGCGACCGGTGCCGGTGGGCCGCCGACGGGAGGATCGTCTACGGCGGGCGGACCGACGGCCAGGTCAAGGTACGCGGGCACCGGGTGGAGCTGGAGGAGATCGAGACGCGCCTGCGCGAGCACCCCGGCGTCGCCCAGGCGGCCGTGGCGCTGCGGGGTGGCGAGCTCGCCGCCTATGTCGTGGCGCGGGGAACCGCCCCGGACGGCGCGGAGCTGCGCCGGCACCTCGCCGAGACCCTGCCCGCCGCGATGGTGCCCACCCGGTGGTCGACCCTCGCGCAGCTCCCGGTCAGCCCCAACGGCAAGCTCGACCGGGCGGCGCTGCCGGAGCCCGCGCCGAGCAGGGCACCGGCGGCGGAGACCGGGGCGGCAGGCGAGGCCGACGAGCTGGTGGCGGTCCTGCGCGGCATCTGGCAAGAGGTTCTCGCCATCGACGACATCGGCGTCGACGAGGACCTCTTCGACCTCGGCGGCCACTCGCTGACGATCACCCGGATCAACGTGCGCATCATGCAGCAGCTCGGCCGCGAGGTGCCCCTGGAGGTCTTCTTCGACACCCCGACCATCGCCGAGATCGCCCACCACCTGCGGGAGCACGGCCTTCCGGAGCACGGCCTGCGGGAGCGCGCATGA
- a CDS encoding macrolide family glycosyltransferase yields the protein MGKHIAFFNIPALGHVFPTLAVVAELTRRGHRVSYSTIEGRRALVEPTGAALRPYRSLRPADTDPSLRVPARAGYISSTLLSFLDEAEAAFTQLEPVYRDDPPDLIVFDRMAFAGRVLGARLDVPTVQLWPMLVSNEHWSMGQALNAFDPADPVLHAYAVRLAEFLGEHCPALDPELFLSPQPDAQLAFYPRSFQYAGDLFGPGYSFVGPCLQPPPGRWHPPDDNDVLLVTLGTVYNARPDFYRACAEAFAGTRWRVVLAVGERIELSSLGRLPANVEVHRFVSQLDVLAHATAMVCHAGMGGIMEAMSFGLPVLAVPQTLEQEANALRVEQLGLGARLTSSDQLDPGTLKTAVEVMVKDPAIADGVAAMRSAVTATGGAPTAADTIERCLP from the coding sequence ATGGGTAAGCACATCGCGTTCTTCAACATCCCGGCCCTGGGGCACGTCTTCCCCACTCTCGCCGTGGTGGCGGAGCTGACCCGCCGGGGGCACCGGGTCAGCTACAGCACGATCGAGGGGCGCCGCGCCCTCGTCGAGCCGACCGGTGCCGCGCTGCGGCCCTACCGGTCGCTGCGGCCCGCCGACACGGACCCGTCGCTGCGCGTACCGGCCCGAGCGGGGTATATCAGCAGCACCCTGCTGAGCTTCCTGGACGAGGCCGAGGCCGCCTTCACGCAGTTGGAACCGGTCTATCGGGACGACCCGCCGGACCTGATCGTCTTCGACCGGATGGCCTTCGCCGGTCGGGTCCTCGGCGCCCGGCTGGACGTGCCGACGGTGCAGCTGTGGCCCATGCTCGTCTCCAACGAGCACTGGTCGATGGGGCAGGCCCTGAACGCCTTCGACCCCGCCGATCCGGTCCTGCACGCCTACGCCGTCCGGCTGGCGGAGTTCCTCGGCGAGCACTGCCCGGCACTCGACCCGGAGCTCTTCCTCTCTCCGCAGCCCGACGCGCAGCTCGCCTTCTATCCCCGGTCGTTCCAGTACGCGGGCGACCTCTTCGGCCCCGGATACAGCTTCGTCGGGCCGTGCCTGCAGCCGCCGCCCGGACGGTGGCACCCGCCGGACGACAACGACGTCCTGCTCGTCACCCTCGGCACCGTCTACAACGCCCGGCCGGACTTCTACCGGGCCTGCGCCGAGGCGTTCGCGGGCACCCGGTGGCGGGTGGTGCTCGCCGTCGGGGAGCGCATCGAGCTCTCCTCGCTCGGCCGGCTGCCCGCCAACGTCGAGGTGCACCGCTTCGTCTCCCAGCTCGACGTGCTCGCCCATGCCACGGCGATGGTCTGCCACGCGGGGATGGGCGGCATCATGGAGGCGATGAGCTTCGGCTTACCGGTGCTCGCCGTTCCGCAGACCCTGGAGCAGGAGGCGAACGCCCTGCGGGTGGAGCAGCTCGGCCTCGGTGCCCGCCTCACCTCCTCGGATCAGCTGGACCCCGGCACCCTGAAGACCGCGGTCGAGGTCATGGTCAAGGACCCGGCGATCGCCGACGGGGTGGCCGCGATGCGCAGCGCCGTCACCGCCACCGGCGGAGCCCCCACCGCGGCCGACACCATCGAGCGCTGCCTGCCCTGA
- a CDS encoding acyl carrier protein, with translation MSTDLRQRLAELVNGATTGTIGVGDALGGGSLRAMGLDSLGALRLIDAIDLEYGVEIDLGTEPGLDTLDAIARMVAARR, from the coding sequence ATGAGCACCGACCTGCGGCAGCGCCTCGCCGAACTCGTCAACGGCGCCACCACCGGCACGATCGGCGTCGGCGACGCGCTGGGCGGCGGCTCGCTGCGCGCGATGGGCCTGGACTCGCTCGGTGCGCTGCGGCTCATCGACGCCATCGACCTGGAGTACGGCGTGGAGATCGACCTCGGCACCGAACCCGGCCTCGACACGCTGGACGCGATCGCCCGGATGGTGGCGGCGCGACGATGA
- a CDS encoding condensation domain-containing protein, translating to MRHLPLSALQQRYWFLCTSYPGDASPILVLNWRIHGPLDVEAWRAAVDLVVDRHESLRTNFVLRDAEPVQVVLPPAGIETDLVDMSALPPDEREARTADLVGARTHMLLDLAEDPLVSSSLVRLADDHHVWCFTMHHIIADGASLRIVGREVRAAYLSLVEGTHPADLPKLELQYGDFAVWESEQDQAADLAYWHDRLAGTPQLDLPTDHPRPAEKAASSEEVIHHIGPELATGVVELARRSRCTPYMLLLAALTVLLRERSGQDDFCVGTPVGGRVRAEFEPVVGLFANTLALRTDLSGDPTFAELLTRTRSTVIGGLQRQAVPLGRVLAALAVPRDPARTQLFAVVFSMRNDNAAQHSTLGPLSIEGFPHGHAKVLHDIVFDIWRLDEAGLRTGIRYDTALFRPETVGAMVRRYEQILAAAVARPDLRLSELAAADG from the coding sequence ATGAGACACCTGCCGCTCTCCGCGCTCCAGCAGCGCTACTGGTTCCTGTGCACCTCCTACCCGGGCGACGCGTCACCGATCCTGGTGCTCAACTGGCGCATCCACGGACCGCTCGACGTCGAGGCCTGGCGGGCCGCCGTCGACCTGGTGGTCGACCGGCACGAGAGCCTGCGCACCAACTTCGTGCTCCGCGACGCCGAGCCCGTGCAGGTCGTCCTGCCGCCCGCCGGGATCGAGACCGACCTCGTCGACATGAGCGCCCTCCCGCCGGACGAGCGCGAGGCCCGCACCGCCGACCTGGTCGGCGCCCGCACGCACATGCTGCTCGACCTCGCCGAGGACCCGCTGGTCAGCTCGTCGCTGGTACGCCTCGCCGACGACCACCACGTCTGGTGCTTCACGATGCACCACATCATCGCCGACGGCGCCTCACTGCGCATCGTCGGCCGCGAGGTCCGCGCCGCCTATCTCTCTCTTGTGGAGGGTACGCACCCGGCGGACCTGCCGAAGCTGGAGCTGCAGTACGGCGACTTCGCCGTCTGGGAGTCCGAGCAGGACCAGGCCGCCGACCTCGCCTACTGGCACGACCGGCTCGCCGGGACGCCGCAGCTCGACCTGCCGACGGACCATCCCCGCCCGGCCGAGAAGGCGGCGAGCAGCGAGGAGGTGATCCACCACATCGGACCGGAACTCGCCACCGGGGTCGTCGAGCTCGCCCGCAGGTCCCGGTGCACGCCATACATGCTGCTGTTGGCGGCGCTGACGGTGCTCCTGCGAGAGCGGAGCGGGCAGGACGACTTCTGCGTCGGCACCCCCGTCGGCGGCCGGGTCCGCGCCGAGTTCGAGCCGGTCGTGGGGCTCTTCGCCAACACGCTCGCCCTGCGTACCGATCTGTCCGGCGACCCCACCTTCGCCGAGCTGCTCACGCGTACGCGGAGCACCGTCATCGGCGGGCTGCAGCGGCAAGCGGTCCCGCTGGGGCGGGTGCTCGCCGCGCTGGCGGTGCCCCGCGACCCCGCCCGGACGCAGCTCTTCGCCGTCGTCTTCAGCATGCGCAACGACAACGCGGCGCAGCACTCCACGCTCGGGCCGCTCTCGATCGAGGGGTTCCCGCACGGGCACGCGAAGGTGCTGCACGACATCGTCTTCGACATCTGGCGCCTCGACGAGGCGGGCCTGCGTACCGGCATCCGCTACGACACCGCCCTCTTCCGGCCCGAGACCGTCGGCGCGATGGTCCGCCGGTACGAGCAGATCCTCGCCGCAGCGGTCGCCCGGCCGGACCTCCGCCTCTCCGAGCTGGCGGCCGCCGATGGGTAA
- a CDS encoding ABC transporter ATP-binding protein has protein sequence MRTRDLLGSGTRLTVQIIRREPRLFLVSLGGACLVVALSIGSAFVIGAIVADVVAPMLDRREVDATLLAGAAAALVVLSLLKVVGIFSRRLGAVYLQQSLQARQRKEIVRRYLSLPPAWHRDNPTGTLLSTASSDVDASSSPAGSLAYAVATVLLLVGALVALFAVDWTLGLVGLVIFPTLLAVFATYSRRVAPRFKHSQGLRAQASALAHESFDGALTVKVMGREEHQTRRFAATIAELREGLISIGRSRAWHDPVIDTLPNVGTIAVLVVGAWRCQQGVIDLSDLTTAAFLFALLDMPIRAIGWLLSAMPRAVAGWDRVAKVLAATGEMPYGTVGVHGGAAEMSFRQVCVRSLREVSFRVPPGRVVALVGPTGAGKSTLAAVAGRLLDPESGSVTLNGVDARELTAEAFAATVALVPQVPFIFADTVRANLTLERPGIDDAAIWESLGVAQADGFVRELADGLETKLGERGVMLSGGQRQRLALARALAGRPRLLVLDDATSAVDAVVEAAIIAGLRSRSGQPAMLVVATRRSTVALADEVVYLDGATVAAVGSHRELMLTEPGYRDLLAANDRRVRA, from the coding sequence GTGAGGACCCGCGACCTGCTCGGGAGCGGCACCCGGCTCACCGTCCAGATCATCCGCCGCGAGCCGCGGCTCTTCCTCGTCTCCCTCGGCGGGGCGTGCCTGGTGGTGGCGCTCTCCATCGGCAGCGCCTTCGTCATCGGCGCGATCGTGGCGGACGTGGTGGCACCGATGCTGGACCGCCGGGAGGTCGACGCGACCCTGCTCGCCGGGGCCGCGGCGGCCCTGGTCGTGCTGAGCCTGCTGAAGGTGGTCGGCATCTTCAGCCGCCGCCTCGGCGCCGTCTATCTCCAGCAGAGCCTCCAGGCGCGCCAGCGCAAGGAGATCGTCCGCAGATATCTCAGCCTGCCGCCCGCGTGGCACCGAGACAACCCGACCGGGACGCTGCTCTCCACCGCGTCGTCGGATGTCGACGCCTCGTCGTCGCCCGCCGGGAGCCTCGCCTACGCCGTCGCGACCGTGCTGCTGCTCGTGGGCGCGCTCGTCGCCCTGTTCGCCGTCGACTGGACGCTCGGCCTGGTCGGCCTGGTGATCTTCCCGACGCTGCTCGCGGTCTTCGCCACCTATTCGCGCCGGGTGGCTCCCCGCTTCAAGCACTCCCAGGGGTTGCGGGCGCAGGCCTCGGCGCTGGCGCACGAGAGCTTCGACGGTGCGCTGACGGTCAAGGTGATGGGCCGCGAGGAGCACCAGACCCGGCGGTTCGCGGCGACGATCGCCGAGCTGCGCGAGGGGCTGATCTCGATCGGCCGCTCCCGGGCCTGGCACGACCCGGTCATCGACACGCTCCCCAACGTGGGCACGATCGCCGTCCTCGTCGTCGGTGCCTGGCGCTGCCAGCAGGGCGTGATCGACCTCAGCGACCTCACCACCGCCGCGTTCCTCTTCGCGCTGCTCGACATGCCGATCCGCGCCATCGGGTGGCTGCTGAGCGCGATGCCCCGGGCGGTCGCGGGGTGGGACCGGGTCGCGAAGGTCCTCGCCGCGACGGGCGAGATGCCCTACGGCACGGTCGGCGTCCACGGCGGCGCGGCCGAGATGAGCTTCCGGCAGGTCTGCGTGCGATCGCTGCGCGAGGTCTCCTTCCGGGTCCCGCCCGGCCGGGTCGTCGCGCTGGTGGGACCGACCGGCGCGGGCAAGTCGACCCTCGCGGCGGTCGCGGGCCGGCTGCTCGACCCCGAGTCGGGATCGGTCACGCTCAACGGGGTCGACGCGCGCGAGCTCACCGCCGAGGCCTTCGCCGCGACCGTGGCGCTCGTCCCGCAGGTCCCCTTCATCTTCGCCGACACCGTGCGCGCCAACCTGACCCTGGAGCGGCCGGGCATCGACGACGCGGCGATCTGGGAGTCGCTCGGCGTGGCCCAGGCCGACGGGTTCGTCCGCGAGCTCGCCGACGGGCTGGAGACGAAGCTCGGCGAGCGGGGCGTCATGCTCTCCGGCGGCCAGCGCCAGCGGTTGGCGCTGGCCCGGGCCCTGGCCGGCCGGCCGCGGCTGCTCGTGCTCGACGACGCCACCAGCGCCGTCGACGCGGTGGTCGAGGCGGCGATCATCGCGGGCCTCCGGTCGCGCAGCGGGCAGCCGGCGATGCTCGTGGTGGCGACCCGCCGCTCGACCGTCGCGCTCGCCGACGAGGTGGTCTACCTGGACGGGGCGACGGTCGCGGCGGTCGGTTCGCACCGGGAGCTGATGCTCACCGAGCCCGGGTACCGGGACCTGCTCGCCGCCAACGACCGGCGGGTGCGCGCGTGA
- a CDS encoding ABC transporter ATP-binding protein, which translates to MWHTLRRAMRLSPELYQGLAVTLLLAIGMTAGRAAAPVAVQQGIDQGLRGPTGPDFGVVAVIGSVALAVLVFSMICGYAMMLRLFRVSETALATVRVKVFRHIHDLSILRVESQQRGALVSRATSDVDQITTFLQWNGVVLFICVGQTLVTGAVMVAYSWQLTLVVLAVFAPVVWVVRACMRNLAAAYGAVRERSAEMLGVIAESVVGAEVIRSYNAADRTVDRLDRAVDAHRLAGQRASRLTVTAYSVGELAAGVALAATAVIGVLLGVAGRMTVGEIAAFLFLVAQFALPAQVAGEMLNGLQNAVAGWRRVLDILDVAPDVTEPADPLDLPPGPMAVRLRGVGFRYPQSTGEVLHGIDLDIAAGSRVAVVGQTGAGKTTIAKLVTRLVDPTQGQVLLGGVPLERVRLRSLRERVVLVPQEGFLFRGTLAENIGFGRPLGEDDVTAILAELGLADWAAGLPDGVNTVVGERGEGLSVGERQFVAVARAHATGADLLILDEATSAVDPASEVRLRTAMDLLSRDRTTVTIAHRLATARSADEVIVIDDGRVVQRGSHDDLVAVAGSPYAALHAAWLTSEGALR; encoded by the coding sequence ATGTGGCACACGCTGCGACGGGCGATGCGCCTGTCACCCGAGCTCTACCAGGGCCTCGCGGTGACGCTGCTGCTGGCGATCGGCATGACCGCCGGTCGCGCCGCGGCCCCGGTCGCGGTGCAGCAGGGCATCGACCAAGGGCTGCGCGGTCCGACCGGCCCGGACTTCGGGGTGGTCGCGGTCATCGGCTCGGTCGCCCTGGCCGTCCTGGTCTTCTCCATGATCTGCGGGTACGCCATGATGCTGCGCCTGTTCCGCGTGAGCGAGACGGCACTGGCGACGGTCCGGGTCAAGGTCTTCCGCCACATCCACGACCTGTCGATCCTGCGGGTGGAGTCCCAGCAGCGCGGCGCCCTCGTCTCCCGGGCGACCTCCGATGTGGACCAGATCACCACCTTCCTGCAGTGGAACGGCGTGGTGCTCTTCATCTGCGTCGGGCAGACCCTCGTCACCGGGGCGGTGATGGTCGCCTACTCGTGGCAGCTGACGCTGGTCGTGCTGGCGGTCTTCGCGCCGGTCGTCTGGGTGGTGCGCGCGTGCATGCGCAACCTCGCCGCCGCCTACGGCGCGGTGCGGGAACGATCGGCGGAGATGCTCGGTGTCATCGCCGAGAGCGTCGTCGGCGCCGAGGTGATCCGCTCCTACAACGCCGCCGACCGGACCGTCGACCGGCTCGATCGGGCGGTCGACGCGCACCGCCTCGCGGGGCAGCGGGCGTCGCGGCTCACCGTGACGGCGTACTCGGTGGGGGAGCTCGCGGCCGGGGTCGCGCTCGCGGCGACCGCGGTGATCGGGGTGCTGCTCGGGGTCGCGGGGCGGATGACGGTCGGCGAGATCGCCGCGTTCCTCTTCCTCGTGGCGCAGTTCGCGCTGCCCGCGCAGGTCGCCGGGGAGATGCTCAACGGGCTGCAGAACGCGGTGGCGGGGTGGCGGCGGGTGCTCGACATCCTCGACGTGGCGCCGGATGTCACGGAGCCCGCCGATCCGCTCGACCTGCCGCCGGGGCCGATGGCGGTGCGATTGCGCGGCGTGGGGTTCCGCTATCCGCAGTCGACGGGCGAGGTGCTGCACGGCATCGACCTCGACATCGCGGCGGGCAGCCGGGTGGCGGTCGTCGGGCAGACGGGTGCGGGCAAGACGACCATCGCCAAGCTGGTCACCCGGCTCGTCGACCCGACGCAGGGGCAGGTGCTGCTCGGTGGCGTACCGCTGGAGCGGGTGCGGCTGCGGTCGCTGCGCGAGCGGGTGGTGCTGGTGCCGCAGGAGGGCTTCCTCTTCCGGGGCACGCTCGCCGAGAACATCGGGTTCGGCCGCCCGCTCGGCGAGGACGACGTGACCGCGATCCTGGCCGAGCTCGGGCTCGCGGACTGGGCGGCGGGCCTGCCCGACGGGGTGAACACCGTCGTCGGCGAGCGCGGCGAGGGGCTGAGCGTGGGGGAGCGGCAGTTCGTCGCGGTGGCCCGGGCCCATGCGACCGGTGCGGACCTGCTCATCCTCGACGAGGCGACGAGTGCGGTGGACCCGGCGAGCGAGGTACGCCTGCGTACCGCCATGGACCTGCTCTCCCGCGACCGGACGACGGTGACGATCGCGCATCGGCTGGCGACCGCCCGCAGCGCCGACGAGGTGATCGTCATCGACGACGGCCGGGTGGTCCAGCGCGGCAGCCACGACGATCTCGTCGCGGTGGCGGGCTCGCCCTACGCCGCGCTGCACGCCGCCTGGCTCACGAGCGAGGGCGCCCTGCGCTGA
- a CDS encoding pectate lyase family protein — MSPRRRSRTGWAAIGAAALACALAATMSLAAAASAATLYSDDFEDGDSAGWSTSGGSWSVGTDGSRVLQQSGTSSDARARAGSATWTDYTVSVRVKPTAFNGSNRFVAVLARAQSATSYYYLALRSANVVELKKLVGGASTTLASTSVPVSTGTWVTLSLQVAGSSLRGTVNGGSVLTATDTQFATGQVGVATYYAGAAFDDVTVTDAVVGSPSPSTPNSPSPSTSASPPPQPPAGQADGFASVTALGLNGTTGGVGGPTVTVTTTAGLLAAIDTTGPLVIRVQGTINITSKQGVRPNKTIVGVGTTAVVNGGGFDFYRSSNVIVRNIRFTNAEDDAINVGQNSHHIWLDHNEFVNPVDGSIDIVRGAEYVTVSWNWFRGTDKSMLIGHSDGAAAEDVGHLKVSIHHNYFDGSVQRHPRVRFGEPVHVYNNYFRANTLYGVASTMNAGVLVEGNYFSGVPFPCYSAGGYADSGPGRLVQRGNIFVGSGPCEVSGSVTEPSGFYAYTLDNPAILPTTVPAGAGVGRI; from the coding sequence GTGAGCCCCCGGCGGCGCAGCCGGACCGGGTGGGCAGCGATCGGCGCCGCGGCGCTGGCCTGCGCGCTCGCCGCGACGATGAGCCTCGCCGCAGCGGCGAGCGCGGCCACCCTCTACAGCGACGATTTCGAGGACGGTGACTCGGCCGGCTGGTCCACCTCGGGCGGCAGCTGGTCGGTCGGCACCGACGGCTCGCGGGTGCTCCAGCAGTCGGGCACCAGCAGCGACGCCCGTGCCCGCGCGGGCTCGGCCACGTGGACCGACTACACGGTCTCGGTGCGGGTGAAGCCGACGGCGTTCAACGGCAGCAACCGCTTCGTGGCGGTACTGGCGCGGGCGCAGTCGGCGACGAGCTACTACTACCTCGCGCTGCGCTCGGCCAACGTGGTCGAGCTGAAGAAGCTGGTCGGCGGCGCCTCGACGACGCTCGCAAGCACCTCGGTGCCGGTCTCGACGGGCACCTGGGTGACGCTGAGCCTGCAGGTCGCGGGCTCGTCGCTGCGCGGCACCGTCAACGGCGGCAGCGTCCTGACCGCGACCGACACCCAGTTCGCGACCGGCCAGGTGGGGGTGGCGACCTACTACGCCGGCGCCGCCTTCGACGACGTCACGGTCACCGACGCGGTGGTCGGCTCGCCGTCACCGTCCACTCCGAACAGTCCGTCGCCATCCACATCGGCCAGTCCGCCGCCGCAGCCGCCGGCCGGGCAGGCCGACGGCTTCGCGTCGGTCACCGCGCTCGGGCTCAACGGGACCACCGGCGGCGTCGGCGGCCCCACGGTCACCGTCACCACGACCGCCGGGCTCCTGGCGGCGATCGACACCACCGGGCCGCTCGTCATCCGGGTCCAGGGCACGATCAACATCACGAGCAAGCAGGGGGTACGCCCCAACAAGACCATCGTCGGCGTCGGCACCACCGCCGTGGTCAACGGCGGCGGGTTCGACTTCTACCGCTCGTCCAACGTGATCGTGCGCAACATCAGGTTCACCAACGCCGAGGACGACGCCATCAACGTGGGGCAGAACTCGCACCACATCTGGCTCGACCACAACGAGTTCGTCAACCCGGTCGACGGGTCCATCGACATCGTCCGGGGCGCGGAGTATGTCACCGTGTCGTGGAACTGGTTCCGGGGCACCGACAAGTCCATGCTGATCGGCCACTCCGACGGCGCGGCGGCGGAGGACGTCGGGCACCTGAAGGTGTCGATCCACCACAACTACTTCGACGGCTCCGTCCAGCGCCACCCCCGGGTACGTTTCGGCGAGCCGGTACACGTCTACAACAACTACTTCCGCGCGAACACCCTCTACGGCGTGGCGTCGACGATGAACGCGGGCGTGCTGGTGGAGGGGAACTACTTCAGTGGGGTGCCGTTCCCGTGCTACTCGGCCGGCGGCTACGCCGACAGCGGTCCGGGGCGGCTGGTGCAGCGGGGCAACATCTTCGTCGGCTCCGGTCCGTGCGAGGTGTCAGGGTCCGTGACGGAGCCGTCGGGCTTCTACGCGTACACATTGGATAATCCGGCGATCCTGCCGACGACGGTGCCCGCCGGAGCGGGGGTGGGCCGGATCTGA